A single Arachnia propionica DNA region contains:
- a CDS encoding ABC transporter permease has product MIKYIAKRLGISLLVLLLGSLLMFILVINAGDPLANLRESNSPNRDNLIRQRTLLLGLDKPWYERYLNWLGGAAKCLYGQCDLGTASNGQSVNALIASAAGVSIRLVILATCLAIVTGVILGILTAIRQYSGFDYAITMMAFVFFSLPVFWFAVLLKQYAAIEFNNWIEKARFTPLAIVVTALVLAFIVAAIVGGPWKRRLITFGALAVSFAGIMIYFDAVRWFRRPAVGIPVYILLVIGIGALMIVLTSGFENKKVRNAVGATALVSIVGYSVLRGVLMKTPSIPLLLGLLAVAIGVGIVAGQLLGGFSKRQASFASAITGLLASLAALVDLLLSNWAAYLAKVSRPISTIGASTPNLETTWWGETIDGLTHLLLPTIALTLISIASYTRYTRASMLEVLNQDYIRTARSKGVSERKVITRHALRNALIPLATIVAFDFANLIGGAVITETVFAWQGMGTLFKDGLLEADPMRVMGFFLVTGTAAVVMNMLADLAYAFLDPRISR; this is encoded by the coding sequence GTGATCAAGTACATTGCCAAACGCTTGGGAATCTCGCTGTTGGTTCTCCTGCTGGGCTCCTTGTTGATGTTCATCCTGGTGATCAACGCCGGCGATCCGCTGGCGAACCTGCGTGAATCGAACTCGCCCAACAGGGACAACCTGATTCGTCAGCGCACTCTCCTCCTGGGGCTCGACAAGCCCTGGTACGAGCGTTACCTGAACTGGCTCGGAGGAGCCGCCAAGTGCCTGTACGGACAGTGTGACCTGGGCACCGCGTCGAACGGCCAATCCGTCAACGCCCTGATCGCGTCGGCTGCCGGGGTCTCGATCCGGTTGGTGATCCTGGCCACGTGCCTGGCCATCGTCACCGGTGTCATCCTGGGTATCCTGACCGCGATCCGGCAGTACAGCGGATTCGACTACGCCATCACGATGATGGCCTTCGTGTTCTTCTCCCTTCCGGTGTTCTGGTTCGCGGTGTTGCTGAAGCAGTACGCCGCCATCGAGTTCAACAACTGGATAGAGAAGGCCCGCTTCACACCGTTGGCGATAGTGGTGACAGCCCTGGTGCTCGCCTTCATCGTCGCGGCGATCGTCGGCGGCCCGTGGAAGCGGCGCCTGATCACCTTCGGGGCTCTGGCCGTGAGCTTCGCCGGGATCATGATCTACTTCGACGCGGTGCGCTGGTTCCGCCGCCCCGCGGTCGGCATCCCGGTCTACATCCTGTTGGTGATCGGCATCGGTGCCCTGATGATCGTGCTCACCAGCGGTTTCGAGAACAAGAAGGTGCGAAACGCGGTGGGAGCCACCGCCTTGGTGAGTATCGTCGGCTATTCCGTGCTGCGTGGGGTCCTGATGAAGACCCCCTCCATTCCGCTGCTGCTCGGCCTGCTGGCCGTCGCCATCGGGGTCGGGATCGTGGCGGGTCAACTGCTGGGAGGTTTCTCCAAGCGCCAGGCCAGTTTCGCCTCGGCGATCACGGGTCTGCTCGCCTCCTTGGCGGCGCTGGTCGATCTCCTGCTCAGCAACTGGGCGGCCTACCTGGCCAAGGTGAGTCGCCCGATCTCGACCATCGGCGCGTCCACGCCGAACCTGGAAACCACGTGGTGGGGTGAGACGATTGACGGCCTCACCCACCTGCTGCTGCCCACCATCGCCCTGACCCTGATCTCGATCGCCTCCTACACCCGTTACACGCGGGCCTCGATGCTGGAGGTCCTGAACCAGGACTACATCCGCACCGCGCGTTCCAAGGGTGTTTCCGAACGCAAGGTCATCACCCGGCACGCGCTGCGCAACGCCCTGATCCCGCTCGCCACCATCGTGGCCTTCGACTTCGCCAACCTCATCGGCGGCGCCGTCATCACGGAGACGGTGTTCGCCTGGCAGGGCATGGGCACCCTGTTCAAGGATGGTCTGCTGGAAGCCGATCCGATGCGGGTGATGGGCTTCTTCCTGGTCACCGGAACGGCCGCCGTGGTGATGAACATGCTGGCCGATCTCGCCTATGCCTTCCTCGACCCGAGGATCTCCCGATGA
- the tsaB gene encoding tRNA (adenosine(37)-N6)-threonylcarbamoyltransferase complex dimerization subunit type 1 TsaB, whose translation MTWILGIDTSHHVAVGLARDGEPVVSEVVADTRAHGEALTPLIQRLCASAGIAMTGIDAYAVGMGPGPFTGLRVGVVTARTLAAVAGRPLHGVCSLDVIAAQWQDAPDEFVVASDARRKEFYWALYHDGIRVGEPRVSAPGAIPDLPAAGPVLDDPAGPRHLDAAVLAARWADLPSVDGEPFYLRAADAAVPRTRKSALPRLRAPR comes from the coding sequence ATGACCTGGATATTGGGAATCGACACCTCCCACCACGTGGCCGTCGGCCTGGCCCGCGACGGGGAGCCCGTCGTATCCGAGGTGGTGGCCGACACCCGCGCCCACGGCGAGGCCCTGACCCCGCTGATCCAGCGACTGTGCGCCTCGGCCGGGATCGCCATGACCGGGATCGACGCCTACGCCGTCGGCATGGGGCCGGGGCCGTTCACGGGGCTGCGCGTCGGGGTCGTGACCGCCCGCACCTTGGCTGCGGTGGCGGGCAGACCCCTGCACGGGGTGTGTTCCCTCGATGTGATCGCCGCCCAGTGGCAGGACGCGCCGGACGAGTTCGTGGTGGCCTCCGACGCCCGCCGCAAGGAGTTCTACTGGGCGCTCTACCACGACGGGATCCGCGTCGGCGAACCCCGGGTGAGCGCGCCCGGGGCCATCCCGGACCTGCCCGCGGCCGGCCCGGTCCTCGACGACCCGGCCGGGCCACGTCACCTGGATGCGGCGGTGCTGGCGGCACGCTGGGCCGATCTGCCGTCCGTCGACGGGGAACCCTTCTACCTGCGGGCCGCGGACGCCGCGGTGCCGAGGACCCGCAAGTCGGCGCTGCCCCGCCTCAGGGCGCCTCGATGA
- the tsaD gene encoding tRNA (adenosine(37)-N6)-threonylcarbamoyltransferase complex transferase subunit TsaD, with the protein MSEPLILGIESSCDETGVGIVRGDQLLANEVASSVDLHARFGGVVPEIASRAHLSAFVPTLQRAVAAADVDLAEVDAIAVTAGPGLMGALLVGISAAKALAAHLGKPLYGVNHLVGHIAVDLLDHGPLPMPALALLVSGGHTSLLHVRDLARDIEELGSTIDDAAGEAYDKVARLLDLPYPGGPVIDRAAADGDPAAIRFPRGLTARHDLEKHRFDFSFSGLKTAVARWVETARLEGREVPVGDVCASFQEAVADVLVAKTLDAARQVGVGTILLGGGVAANSRLRGLLEERAAAEGVAVRRPRPGLCTDNGAMIAAVGLTAVRAGLPPSSLDFSALTGLPVNRIVV; encoded by the coding sequence ATGAGCGAACCGCTGATCCTGGGAATCGAGTCCTCCTGCGACGAGACGGGCGTCGGCATCGTCCGCGGCGACCAGTTGCTGGCCAACGAGGTCGCAAGCTCCGTCGACCTCCACGCGCGTTTCGGGGGAGTGGTGCCGGAGATCGCCTCCCGGGCGCACCTGTCTGCCTTCGTGCCCACCCTGCAACGCGCCGTCGCCGCGGCCGACGTGGACCTGGCCGAGGTTGACGCCATCGCTGTCACCGCCGGGCCCGGCCTGATGGGAGCCCTGCTGGTGGGGATCTCGGCCGCCAAGGCCCTCGCCGCGCATCTTGGCAAACCGTTGTACGGGGTGAACCACCTCGTCGGGCACATCGCCGTCGATCTCCTCGACCACGGTCCTCTCCCGATGCCAGCCCTGGCGTTGCTGGTCTCCGGCGGCCACACATCCCTGCTGCACGTTCGCGACCTGGCCCGTGACATCGAGGAACTGGGCTCCACCATCGATGACGCAGCAGGGGAGGCCTACGACAAGGTGGCGCGGCTGTTGGACCTGCCCTACCCGGGCGGTCCCGTCATTGATCGTGCCGCAGCCGATGGCGATCCCGCGGCCATCCGTTTCCCGCGCGGCCTGACGGCGCGCCACGACCTCGAGAAACACCGCTTCGACTTCTCCTTCTCCGGTTTGAAGACGGCGGTGGCGCGCTGGGTGGAGACCGCCCGGCTGGAGGGCCGGGAGGTTCCTGTGGGCGACGTGTGCGCCAGCTTCCAGGAGGCCGTTGCCGACGTGCTGGTGGCCAAGACCCTCGACGCCGCCCGGCAGGTCGGTGTGGGGACGATCCTGCTCGGCGGGGGAGTGGCCGCCAATTCGCGGCTGCGTGGACTGCTCGAGGAACGGGCCGCCGCTGAGGGTGTCGCGGTGCGGCGCCCGAGACCGGGGCTGTGCACCGACAACGGAGCGATGATCGCCGCCGTCGGGTTGACGGCCGTGCGCGCGGGACTGCCCCCGTCGTCGCTGGACTTCTCCGCGCTGACTGGGCTGCCCGTCAATCGGATCGTGGTCTGA
- a CDS encoding TetR/AcrR family transcriptional regulator, with the protein MAEGARRGRPPRLTRETVARAVLEVGFPQLTFTAVRERLGVGESTLFRYAPDRDELVRLGLGLAMESVEMPPRQGPWRQVLTDYAVFAWRFWEAHPGSATEVSRGVFTLVMVRLSDELCSFLMECGFTARNALLTCDLVFDMVVDSRRGVEHMDGLSAETGPERDDMKRQWVPDEPEDNPVPGWEKIRQAKLEAVNLPPFDWFMKKLEVILAGVAASLAPRE; encoded by the coding sequence ATGGCTGAAGGAGCGAGGCGTGGCCGTCCGCCGCGCCTAACAAGGGAGACGGTGGCCAGGGCGGTGCTCGAGGTGGGGTTCCCACAGCTGACTTTCACGGCAGTGCGGGAACGTCTCGGGGTGGGGGAGAGCACCTTGTTCCGCTACGCACCCGACCGTGACGAACTGGTGCGCCTGGGGCTCGGCCTGGCCATGGAGTCGGTGGAGATGCCCCCTCGGCAGGGGCCGTGGCGGCAGGTGCTCACTGACTACGCCGTCTTCGCCTGGCGTTTCTGGGAGGCCCATCCCGGTTCGGCTACCGAGGTGTCGCGAGGGGTTTTCACCCTCGTGATGGTGCGGCTCTCCGATGAACTGTGCTCCTTCCTGATGGAATGCGGTTTCACGGCCCGCAACGCCCTGCTGACCTGCGACCTGGTCTTCGACATGGTGGTGGACAGCCGCCGCGGGGTGGAACACATGGACGGGCTGTCGGCCGAAACCGGCCCCGAACGTGACGACATGAAAAGGCAATGGGTGCCTGATGAACCGGAAGATAACCCCGTGCCCGGTTGGGAGAAGATCCGCCAGGCCAAGCTCGAGGCGGTCAACCTGCCGCCCTTCGACTGGTTCATGAAGAAACTGGAGGTGATCCTCGCCGGGGTGGCCGCGTCCCTGGCTCCCCGGGAATGA
- a CDS encoding DEAD/DEAH box helicase: MSWEATTVEVEVTDDDATSGFAELGVAAPMVAALKQQGITEPFPIQRATIADAIAGRDVLGRGRTGSGKTLAFGLPLLTRLAVDEPTGSPRAVILTPTRELALQIADNLSPLATVMGLRLHLVAGGMAYGPQIKAFERGVDVAVATPGRLIDLLEQGIADLSRVEVMVLDEADHMSDLGFLPAVTTILDAVPADGQRLLFSATLDGAVDELVRRYLADPVTHEVDSGKASVTTMTHHVLHVVPHHKNQVTAEIANREGRTVVFARTQMGTDRIARQLREAGVMAGALHGGLTQGARARILAAFKRGEVPVLVATDVAARGIHVDDISLVLQVDPPKTNKDYLHRAGRTARAGEEGAVVSVVLPHQRKQMRRIVGQAGVRTEPVEVVPGSDELAGLTGARPCLGAPVTEADYQALIAPRPQQRRRPGGGRGRGPWRRGDRRDRGHRGERG, translated from the coding sequence ATGAGCTGGGAGGCCACTACCGTCGAGGTGGAGGTCACCGATGACGACGCGACCTCCGGTTTCGCCGAACTCGGCGTGGCCGCCCCCATGGTGGCGGCCCTGAAACAGCAGGGCATCACGGAGCCATTCCCGATCCAGCGCGCCACCATCGCCGACGCCATCGCTGGCCGCGACGTGCTCGGCCGTGGCCGCACCGGCTCCGGCAAGACCCTGGCATTCGGGTTGCCGCTGCTGACCCGCCTGGCCGTCGACGAGCCCACCGGCTCCCCGCGCGCAGTGATACTGACCCCCACCCGCGAGCTGGCCCTGCAGATCGCCGACAACCTGTCCCCGCTGGCCACCGTGATGGGACTCCGCCTGCACCTGGTGGCGGGCGGCATGGCCTACGGCCCCCAGATCAAGGCCTTCGAACGGGGCGTGGACGTGGCGGTGGCCACGCCCGGCAGGCTGATCGACCTCCTGGAACAGGGGATAGCCGACCTCAGCCGGGTGGAGGTGATGGTTCTCGACGAGGCCGACCACATGAGCGATCTCGGGTTCCTGCCCGCCGTCACCACCATCCTCGACGCCGTGCCCGCGGACGGGCAGCGGCTCCTGTTCTCCGCCACTCTCGACGGCGCGGTTGACGAGCTGGTCAGACGCTACCTCGCCGATCCGGTCACCCACGAGGTGGACTCCGGCAAGGCGTCGGTGACCACCATGACCCATCACGTGCTGCACGTGGTCCCGCACCACAAGAACCAGGTCACGGCCGAGATCGCGAACCGGGAGGGCAGGACCGTGGTTTTCGCCCGCACCCAGATGGGAACCGACCGCATCGCGAGGCAGCTGCGTGAGGCCGGGGTGATGGCCGGGGCGTTGCACGGCGGTCTCACTCAGGGCGCCCGCGCCCGCATCCTCGCGGCCTTCAAACGCGGCGAGGTGCCCGTGCTGGTCGCCACCGACGTCGCCGCCCGTGGCATCCACGTCGACGACATCTCCCTGGTGCTCCAGGTGGATCCTCCCAAGACCAACAAGGACTACCTCCACCGCGCCGGACGCACTGCCCGCGCTGGTGAAGAGGGGGCTGTGGTCAGCGTCGTCCTGCCGCACCAGCGCAAACAGATGCGCCGGATCGTGGGTCAGGCCGGGGTCAGGACCGAACCGGTCGAGGTGGTCCCGGGTAGCGACGAACTCGCCGGGCTCACGGGTGCCCGTCCCTGCCTGGGTGCTCCCGTGACTGAGGCCGACTACCAGGCGCTGATCGCCCCCAGGCCCCAGCAGCGGCGCCGCCCCGGCGGAGGTCGCGGTCGCGGCCCCTGGCGGCGTGGCGATCGCCGGGATCGCGGCCACCGGGGAGAGCGGGGTTAG
- a CDS encoding ABC transporter substrate-binding protein encodes MKFRGTKAALAVLVSGALMLGACTSGEDPDAENSSPGAAETVVGGGDPCIRDAGIKETSDGQVVYSPGPGNWSGYNNVTNATYSTYNSVVADQMFGNFWYFGTDGTVCEDKEFGTSEVVSQDPLEVKYTIADNAKWSDGTPITINDYLLDWAAQNPEFLVPGLASGQNKDAEAVFNHVSTTFSEHVPEGPQGEAGSKTFTIKFKGQYPDYKAVLSGPLPAHIVAKQSGLEPDALATAILNRDAETVKKAAKFWNEGWIFQPGQLPDASLIPSSNRYQLKQGGWKDTTLTLEANPNYWGTPAGTKNLVFSYVADNQMSQSLQNGDLDVIRPQATVDTVKRLQGIGSSVQVATTSEMTWEHLDFNFRDSNVFSDAQGGKKLREAFARCVPRQTILDRLVKPIKEDAQLLNAREVLPFQKNYQEVTSKSYDGSYDQVDIEKAKQLVAESGIQTPIKVRIGYKAGNQRRTETVAAIQSSCKDAGFEVVDAAAQDFFENAVVKGDYEVALYAWAGSGLITTGQNIQATGRPQNYGKYSNPKVDEAWNKLTNTLDAKEQVEQTTVIEKELWDTLFNIPLYSHPGVVAWNSKVRNVRVTAAQSTVSWNAFQWQMR; translated from the coding sequence ATGAAGTTCAGGGGAACCAAGGCGGCCCTGGCTGTGCTGGTGAGCGGAGCACTGATGCTCGGCGCCTGCACCAGCGGCGAGGATCCCGATGCCGAGAACAGCAGTCCCGGAGCAGCCGAGACCGTCGTCGGAGGCGGCGACCCCTGCATTCGCGACGCGGGCATCAAGGAAACCTCCGACGGGCAGGTGGTCTACAGCCCCGGTCCCGGCAACTGGAGCGGGTACAACAACGTAACCAACGCCACCTACTCCACCTACAACTCGGTGGTCGCCGACCAGATGTTCGGCAATTTCTGGTACTTCGGGACCGACGGCACCGTCTGCGAGGACAAGGAATTCGGAACCTCCGAGGTGGTGAGCCAGGATCCGCTCGAGGTGAAGTACACCATCGCCGACAACGCGAAGTGGTCCGACGGCACCCCGATCACCATCAACGACTACCTGCTGGACTGGGCGGCCCAGAACCCCGAGTTCCTGGTCCCTGGCCTGGCGAGCGGCCAGAACAAGGACGCGGAAGCCGTGTTCAACCACGTCTCCACGACCTTCTCCGAGCATGTCCCCGAGGGGCCGCAGGGCGAGGCGGGTTCCAAGACATTCACCATCAAGTTCAAGGGGCAGTACCCGGACTACAAGGCAGTTCTGTCCGGCCCCCTTCCTGCGCACATCGTGGCCAAGCAGTCCGGGCTGGAGCCGGATGCCCTGGCAACGGCCATCCTGAACCGTGACGCGGAGACCGTGAAAAAGGCGGCCAAGTTCTGGAACGAGGGATGGATCTTCCAGCCCGGTCAGCTTCCCGACGCCTCCCTCATTCCGTCCTCGAACCGCTACCAGCTGAAGCAGGGTGGCTGGAAGGACACCACCCTCACCCTTGAGGCGAACCCGAACTACTGGGGTACCCCGGCCGGAACCAAGAACCTGGTGTTCTCCTACGTGGCCGACAACCAGATGTCCCAGTCGCTGCAGAACGGCGATCTGGATGTGATTCGTCCGCAGGCTACCGTCGACACCGTCAAGCGGCTGCAGGGGATCGGTTCTTCCGTCCAGGTGGCGACCACCTCGGAGATGACCTGGGAACACCTGGACTTCAACTTCCGTGACAGCAACGTCTTCTCCGACGCCCAGGGTGGCAAGAAGCTGCGTGAGGCCTTCGCGCGCTGCGTGCCGCGCCAGACCATCCTCGATCGGCTCGTCAAGCCGATCAAAGAGGACGCGCAGCTGTTGAATGCCCGCGAGGTCCTGCCCTTCCAGAAGAACTACCAGGAGGTCACCTCCAAGTCCTACGACGGCAGCTACGACCAGGTCGACATCGAGAAGGCCAAGCAGCTGGTCGCGGAGAGTGGCATTCAGACCCCGATCAAGGTGCGCATCGGCTACAAGGCGGGCAACCAGCGGCGCACGGAAACCGTCGCGGCCATCCAGTCCTCCTGCAAGGACGCCGGTTTCGAAGTTGTGGATGCAGCCGCCCAGGACTTCTTCGAGAACGCGGTAGTCAAGGGTGACTATGAGGTTGCGCTGTACGCCTGGGCCGGTTCCGGGCTCATCACCACTGGCCAGAACATCCAGGCGACCGGCAGGCCCCAGAACTACGGCAAGTACTCCAACCCCAAGGTCGACGAGGCCTGGAACAAGCTGACCAACACCCTCGATGCCAAGGAGCAGGTGGAACAGACCACGGTAATCGAGAAGGAGCTGTGGGACACGCTGTTCAACATCCCGCTCTACTCCCACCCCGGGGTGGTGGCGTGGAACTCCAAGGTGCGCAACGTGAGGGTCACCGCGGCCCAGTCCACGGTGTCCTGGAACGCCTTCCAGTGGCAGATGCGTTGA
- a CDS encoding MFS transporter → MTTNEAKPQGTSKSQIPLLLGTVLIVYVGQMTLSPIIAPLSRRLGMPEWQLGVTISAAAVMVVLTSGFWGRRAQSKGFKPVLLAALALGIVTMILFSGLAAAGMQGLLTGTVLFLLFVLLRGIGFGTAIAAVPPTAQAYIAEFTPEGPARVKGMAGVGAVQGIASILGAIVGGALAGFGLLTPIIVVPVLIGIAMLLVLACLHGGAGSRLVESPIRVSPMDKRVLPFLVAGFGTFTALGFIQNTASFIIMDRFHLDEVAGGQLSGVVMLAIGIGMIIAQAVVVPVTKWAPPMLLRVGAAVGTVGFVVMLPEAELWVMFVSALLIGLGIGIAMPGYTSGPTMLVEHDEQGGLAGVIGATNGLTYVLAPTLSTLFYGWWRPLPVIVSVVVLGVVAVFVLAHPAFRNFRPNSETAVKEEA, encoded by the coding sequence GTGACAACCAACGAAGCCAAACCACAGGGGACGTCGAAGTCCCAGATCCCTCTGCTGCTCGGGACCGTGCTCATCGTTTACGTGGGTCAGATGACCCTCAGCCCGATCATCGCCCCCCTTTCCCGCAGGCTTGGCATGCCCGAATGGCAGTTGGGCGTGACCATCTCGGCCGCCGCCGTCATGGTGGTGCTCACCTCCGGGTTCTGGGGGCGAAGAGCCCAATCGAAGGGATTCAAACCCGTGCTCCTGGCGGCCCTGGCGCTCGGCATCGTGACCATGATCCTGTTCTCCGGGCTGGCCGCCGCCGGCATGCAGGGGCTGCTCACGGGCACCGTTTTGTTCCTGCTGTTCGTGCTGCTGCGAGGAATCGGTTTCGGGACCGCTATCGCAGCTGTGCCGCCCACGGCCCAGGCCTACATAGCCGAGTTCACGCCCGAGGGTCCGGCCCGCGTCAAGGGAATGGCCGGGGTCGGTGCGGTGCAGGGAATCGCCAGCATCCTCGGGGCGATCGTGGGTGGAGCCCTGGCCGGATTCGGCCTGCTGACCCCCATAATCGTCGTGCCCGTGCTGATCGGGATCGCCATGCTACTCGTGCTGGCCTGCCTGCACGGCGGGGCGGGCAGCCGGCTCGTGGAGAGCCCGATCCGGGTGAGCCCCATGGACAAGCGGGTTCTGCCCTTCCTGGTGGCGGGTTTCGGCACCTTCACCGCCCTCGGTTTCATTCAGAACACGGCCAGCTTCATCATCATGGACAGGTTCCACCTGGATGAGGTCGCGGGCGGTCAGCTGTCCGGTGTCGTGATGCTGGCAATCGGGATCGGCATGATCATCGCCCAGGCCGTCGTCGTGCCCGTCACCAAGTGGGCGCCGCCGATGCTGCTGCGCGTCGGTGCGGCGGTCGGCACCGTCGGGTTCGTGGTCATGCTGCCCGAGGCGGAACTCTGGGTGATGTTCGTATCGGCCCTGCTGATCGGACTGGGAATCGGTATAGCGATGCCCGGCTACACCTCCGGACCCACCATGCTGGTCGAACACGACGAGCAGGGCGGGCTCGCCGGGGTGATCGGCGCCACCAACGGCCTCACCTACGTTCTCGCCCCGACGCTCAGCACCCTCTTCTACGGCTGGTGGCGGCCGCTGCCCGTCATCGTTTCCGTCGTGGTCCTGGGAGTCGTCGCGGTGTTCGTCCTCGCGCATCCCGCCTTCCGAAACTTCCGTCCCAACTCGGAGACCGCAGTAAAGGAGGAGGCGTGA
- the tsaE gene encoding tRNA (adenosine(37)-N6)-threonylcarbamoyltransferase complex ATPase subunit type 1 TsaE, with protein MTETIQVRLARAADASGMLRVSRTAFAARRPVDPPADALSDTLADVERALAEGWGVCALDGDRMVGCLLVAHDGEAARLRRVSVLPSETRRGIAKAMIGGAISLAVDAGLKRVEVLCRREFPELADWWGKHGFGLLRENASGIVLGRDLPVAVTVPTPDAMHALGVELAGLLRAGDVIIATGELGAGKTTLARGIGEGLGVEGPVISPTFVLSRIHPSRGGGPDLVHVDAYRMAGADELADIDLDATLPGSVTLVEWGEGIAEWLSDERLEIDIDREIGDEARRVTLTGTGPRWAGALEALRRNP; from the coding sequence ATGACCGAGACCATCCAGGTGCGGCTGGCCAGAGCAGCAGATGCCTCCGGGATGCTGCGCGTCAGCCGGACCGCCTTCGCCGCCCGCCGCCCCGTCGACCCGCCCGCCGACGCCCTTTCCGACACCCTCGCCGACGTGGAGCGCGCCCTGGCAGAGGGGTGGGGGGTGTGCGCCCTCGACGGCGACCGCATGGTCGGCTGCCTGCTGGTCGCCCACGACGGGGAGGCCGCCAGGCTGCGCCGGGTTTCCGTGCTGCCCAGCGAGACCCGACGGGGGATCGCGAAGGCCATGATCGGAGGGGCCATATCGCTCGCGGTGGACGCGGGTCTGAAGCGGGTCGAGGTGCTGTGCCGCCGCGAGTTCCCCGAGCTCGCGGACTGGTGGGGGAAGCACGGTTTCGGCCTGCTCCGGGAGAACGCCTCCGGGATCGTGCTCGGCCGCGACCTGCCCGTGGCCGTCACCGTCCCCACCCCAGACGCGATGCACGCCCTGGGTGTGGAGCTGGCGGGTCTGCTCCGCGCGGGCGATGTGATCATCGCCACCGGAGAACTCGGGGCAGGCAAGACCACCCTGGCCCGGGGAATCGGGGAGGGGCTCGGCGTCGAGGGCCCCGTGATCTCACCCACCTTCGTGCTCTCGCGCATCCATCCCTCCCGTGGCGGCGGCCCGGACCTGGTGCACGTGGATGCCTACCGCATGGCCGGCGCCGACGAACTGGCCGACATCGACCTCGACGCCACGCTGCCCGGGTCCGTGACCCTCGTCGAATGGGGCGAGGGAATCGCCGAATGGCTCTCCGACGAGCGGTTGGAGATCGACATCGACCGCGAGATCGGCGACGAGGCCCGGCGCGTGACCCTGACCGGCACCGGTCCCCGCTGGGCCGGTGCCCTGGAAGCCCTCAGGAGGAACCCATGA
- a CDS encoding GNAT family N-acetyltransferase: MIIRTAVPADAPALARLELVFPARQRWSEASWLEEIGADGRLVEVAETAPDGVIACASWRHAGNTTDLDRIVVAGEHRRRGIAGKLLGRGIAWAAEQGAGNVLLEVASDNTAAIGFYAANWFVPVNRRRNYYGRGVDAVVMGKRMNTEEIQ; this comes from the coding sequence ATGATCATCCGCACCGCCGTGCCCGCCGACGCCCCCGCGCTGGCCCGGCTGGAGTTGGTCTTCCCGGCGCGGCAACGCTGGTCGGAGGCCTCCTGGCTGGAGGAGATCGGCGCTGACGGCCGCCTCGTGGAGGTGGCTGAGACCGCACCCGATGGCGTGATCGCCTGCGCGTCCTGGCGTCACGCGGGGAACACCACCGACCTGGACCGGATCGTCGTCGCGGGGGAACACCGCCGCCGGGGCATCGCGGGAAAGCTGCTGGGGCGCGGGATCGCCTGGGCCGCGGAGCAGGGGGCCGGAAACGTTCTGCTGGAGGTGGCCTCCGACAACACCGCGGCCATCGGGTTCTACGCCGCGAACTGGTTCGTTCCGGTGAACCGGCGCAGAAACTACTACGGACGGGGCGTCGACGCCGTGGTCATGGGGAAGAGGATGAATACGGAGGAGATTCAATGA